In Naumovozyma castellii chromosome 1, complete genome, one DNA window encodes the following:
- the SMK1 gene encoding mitogen-activated protein kinase SMK1 (ancestral locus Anc_3.338), whose translation MNNHLALNNNDSLQNWQGDPTQFYKQKFNPPIYPPPPPSRSSSSSISRKRAKLGFHKQPVVPQRTVCSSTKFSIRGRYKIIKVLGKGSYGVVCSAMDNKNPANAYPVAIKKVTNIFQKEILLKRAIRELKFMNFFQGHKNIVNLIDLEIINENSPYDGLYCYQELIDYDLAKVIHSSIKLTEFHIQYFMYQILSGLKYIHSADVIHRDLKPGNILCTLNGNLKICDFGLARGINPKFYNDNGNLASPKLHDITNYVATRWYRAPELILSHKMYTKAIDLWSVGCILAEFYGRRPIFMGHDTLHQVYEIVKILGPPSQRLLSQFASVKAYNIFNNNLAKLHWNSPIDWKTLYPEASNSSIHLLQNLLKWNPRERFDVEQAITHPFLNEVRTPMDEPVHMLGPFDFSYEFKLNSMEILRSYLKEEVKKFRQNRNYIYND comes from the coding sequence ATGAACAACCATCTTGCtctcaacaacaacgacTCCCTGCAGAACTGGCAGGGAGACCCCACCCAGTTctataaacaaaaatttaacCCGCCCATATATCCACCACCACCGCCCTCCAGatcatcctcatcctcCATCTCCAGGAAGAGAGCAAAATTGGGGTTCCACAAACAACCCGTCGTCCCCCAAAGAACAGTCTGCTCTAGTACAAAATTCTCCATAAGGGGCCGCTACAAGATTATCAAAGTCCTAGGGAAGGGTTCCTATGGTGTGGTATGTTCCGCCATGGATAATAAAAACCCAGCAAATGCATACCCTGTGGCCATCAAGAAAGTTACCAATATCTTCCAGAAGGAGATCTTGCTAAAGAGAGCTATTAgggaattgaaatttatgaACTTCTTCCAAGGACATAAGAATATCGTTAATTTGATAGATTTGGAAATCATAAATGAAAACTCACCATACGATGGATTGTATTGTTACCAAGAGTTGATCGATTACGATTTGGCCAAGGTTATTCATTCCTCCATCAAATTGACAGAGTTCCATATCCAATACTTCATGTACCAAATTTTATCAggtttgaaatatattcattccGCTGATGTCATTCATAGAGATTTGAAACCGGGGAATATATTGTGTACGTTGAATgggaatttgaaaatttgcGATTTTGGCTTGGCAAGAGGTATTAACCCCAAATtttataatgataatggtaACTTGGCAAGTCCTAAATTACACGATATTACAAATTACGTGGCGACAAGATGGTATAGGGCCCCGGAATTGATATTATCTCATAAGATGTATACAAAGGCAATAGACCTGTGGTCAGTGGGGTGTATCCTGGCTGAATTTTACGGAAGGAGACCTATATTTATGGGTCATGACACGTTACACCAAGTTTATGAAATTGTGAAAATATTGGGTCCACCATCACAACGATTATTGTCTCAATTCGCCTCCGTGAAAGCTtacaatatattcaataataatttagcCAAATTACATTGGAATTCACCAATTGATTGGAAAACATTATATCCAGAAGCatctaattcatccattcacttattacaaaatttattgaaatggaaTCCCAGGGAAAGATTTGATGTGGAGCAAGCAATTACACACCCATTCTTAAATGAGGTAAGAACTCCCATGGATGAACCAGTTCATATGCTAGGACcttttgatttttcttACGAATTTAAATTGAATTCAATGGAAATATTGAGATCATACTTAAAGGAGGAAGTGAAGAAGTTTAGACAGAATAGAAATTACATTTATAATGACTAA
- the ARO7 gene encoding chorismate mutase ARO7 (ancestral locus Anc_3.349) — protein sequence MDFLKPDTVLNLQNIRAELVKMEDTIIFQFIERSHFATCSSVYQPNHPGVSIPNFDGSFLDWALLHLEITHSQLRRFESPDETPFFPNEILKPILPSINYPPILASYASEVNYNDKIKKVYIDRIVPLISKYDGDQKENYGSVATRDCEVLQNLSRRIHFGKFVAEAKFQSAKELYIELIKNKDVEGIMKHITNSAVEEKILERLTKKAEVYGVDPTNKEGERRITPEYLVKIYKEIVIPITKEVEVEYLLRRLESDY from the coding sequence ATGGATTTTCTAAAGCCAGACACAGTTTTAAACCTACAGAATATAAGAGCGGAGTTAGTCAAGATGGAGGATACCATTATCTTCCAGTTCATTGAGAGATCACATTTCGCCACATGCTCCTCTGTATACCAACCAAATCATCCAGGtgtttcaattccaaaCTTTGATGGTTCATTTCTTGACTGGGCTTTACTGCATCTCGAAATAACACATTCCCAATTAAGAAGATTCGAATCTCCAGATGAAACTCCATTTTTCccaaatgaaattttgaaacctATTTTGCCTAGTATCAACTACCCACCTATTCTTGCATCTTATGCTTCGGAAGTTAAttataatgataaaattaaaaaagttTACATTGATAGAATAGTTCCattgatttcaaaatatgatGGTGATCAAAAGGAGAATTATGGTTCTGTGGCTACTAGAGATTGTGAAGTATTACAAAACTTAAGTAGGAGAattcattttggaaaatttgtTGCTGAGGCTAAATTTCAATCCGCAAAAGAGTTATAcattgaattaattaaaaataaagatgtTGAAGGGATTATGAAACATATTACCAATTCAGCTGTCGAAGAAAAAATTCTAGAGAGGCTAACTAAAAAGGCAGAGGTATATGGTGTAGATCCTACGAACAAAGAaggagaaagaagaataaCACCTGAATACTTAGTTAAAATCTATAAAGAAATCGTTATTCCAATCACCAAAGAAGTTGAGGTAGAATATCTATTGAGGAGACTCGAATCTGattattaa
- the FCY1 gene encoding cytosine deaminase (ancestral locus Anc_3.351), with protein MSAGQWDKLGMDIAFEEAANGYAEGGVPIGGCLINNKDGKVLGRGHNMRFQKGSPTLHGEISTLENCGRLEGKVYKDTTLYTTLSPCDMCTGAILMYGIPRVVIGESVNFKSPGEAYLASRNVQVVQMDDERCKTIMKKFIDERPQDWFEDIGE; from the coding sequence ATGTCAGCTGGTCAATGGGATAAATTAGGAATGGATATTGCTTTCGAAGAAGCTGCCAACGGTTACGCTGAAGGTGGTGTTCCCATCGGTGGTTGTCTGATCAATAACAAGGATGGTAAAGTTTTGGGTCGTGGTCACAATATGAGATTCCAAAAGGGCTCTCCAACTTTACATGGTGAAATCTCCACATTGGAAAACTGTGGGAGATTGGAAGGGAAAGTTTATAAGGATACCACCTTATACACTACTTTATCTCCTTGTGATATGTGTACTGGTGCCATCTTGATGTATGGTATTCCACGTGTTGTCATTGGTGAAAGCGTCAACTTCAAGAGTCCAGGTGAAGCTTATTTAGCATCAAGAAACGTTCAAGTTGTACAAATGGATGACGAAAGATGTAAGACTattatgaagaaatttattgatgaaagaCCACAAGATTGGTTCGAAGATATTGGTGAGTAG
- the JID1 gene encoding Jid1p (ancestral locus Anc_3.350) produces MFKFMCACRPVSRATYPRATLYDNNFHRLYAMIAKGPSSRVIFDNKWPNNKLNPSPYDIFAIAEPEKINKKAMKKLYHHYVKLYHPDRCGNLNILKNPSLEKSSNQMLSQAEKIRRFKLVSQYYAILMDSNKKRQWDFKNAASGTHMNNVNMNANYKYWNAGTWEDVNSYYKETNEGGHTLEKKLDLWVLFCWVSGLYVCVQGYALLNRAQESILNKDRHVVTDHDEIRTELFKAYNNFGLENDKWSRLRRFLWFRSWAMASPNEYDKEHYANEKMINDLLKKER; encoded by the coding sequence ATGTTTAAGTTTATGTGTGCCTGTCGGCCTGTCTCTAGGGCGACTTACCCCAGAGCAACTCTATATGATAATAACTTTCACCGCCTATATGCCATGATTGCTAAAGGTCCATCATCAAGGGTCATCTTTGATAACAAGTGGCCcaacaacaaattaaatCCTTCTCCATATGATATCTTTGCAATTGCTGAACCTGAGAAAATCAATAAGAAAGctatgaagaaattatatcatcattatgTCAAACTGTACCATCCTGATCGATGTGGCAATTTAAACATTCTAAAAAATCCTTCATTAGAGAAAAGCTCAAACCAGATGTTGAGTCAAGCTGAAAAGATCAGAAGGTTTAAATTGGTTTCACAATACTATGCGATCTTAATGGATTCTAATAAGAAACGGCAATGGGATTTTAAAAACGCTGCAAGTGGCACTCATATGAATAATGTTAATATGAATGcaaattataaatattgGAATGCCGGGACTTGGGAAGATGTTAATTCATACTATAAGGAAACAAACGAAGGAGGACATACCCTGGAGAAGAAACTAGATCTTTGGGTCTTATTTTGCTGGGTATCCGGATTGTACGTTTGTGTTCAAGGTTACGCTCTTTTGAATAGAGCACAAGAGTCTATATTAAACAAAGATAGACATGTTGTAACAGACCATGATGAGATCAGAACTGAGTTGTTTAAGGCCTATAATAACTTCggtttggaaaatgataaatggTCAAGGCTACGGAGGTTCCTTTGGTTTAGAAGCTGGGCTATGGCTTCTCCTAATGAGTATGACAAGGAACATTATGCGAATGAAAAAATGATTAATGACTTACTGAAGAAAGAGCGTTGA
- the SEC8 gene encoding exocyst subunit SEC8 (ancestral locus Anc_3.340), whose amino-acid sequence MDYLNPTTGRTTMGRRARALSINSITEHQQNAMNTSLDNLQNDLSLINSQWNRTLTEKTNPLELALAFLDDTSVGLGHRYQEFNQLKSQIGAHLQDVVNEHSQVFNANVASYGKTVACITEAQENTSHLKRNLNLVNENITMQKGSLMELNESNMKFSRTISVLSSVEELLQLPEKVEDHIRNEEYKDVQKSLERGFQLLNNEELKNLKPLKPIRQQLELQEHVLFNNLIEELHNIIYSKKNTPDMDNDLLKTISITQNGFTSLENYLYNIANIDIMKHSHDINSKLDIFVQNIGNPTTASIRTMLPANLEESEYYRIFHLLSLLHDINRLPTALSILINRSKEEIHNIILKSTEKVRKKNPTLIKMTMDIPIDNNLGLTVRDLSSMIMRECFWEIFIKLLFAMQAHRAIFESLKVIQTSSVGSSSSPSTNAAYRIDKVWNKLLDEILRLLSRYLNNPALSVTNNNIPTNNKRNRSGSRSAAPALPKRENPQIFNLQDNIDDGSAARNHAGELKALLKDIFPGFAVSSNMDLESIYIKDESFEQEESLLPPSVFNMKVILEPFLLFSEASSKLLPEALSKNTTLSMKFFTDYMDKQFYPKVKLSFDALFVTKVESNNPYALENIEENRNIFKAAMDFQNLLYSTLAVTNTTNAFRKKLINVILNLLEKFYQYYLNIFKDLLGPADAKLNKRFFQTWLNNDILMNYEDGILHGDETKFSDETKEIFKYCKQFFKKGNSLTKNSMFNTITVDIAIHLTSTIYWINSWLPQLKKIVNPDNTTGTELEVDTLRNDWTFFEATGVSKFEKVGSLNILLDKESGARFDDIALGFSSLQFKLLSVLRFDTRGRTIYRIGRLFQNVKIWNLDVGSTELDQNVASLISELRMIENKLNQQLPGTGKDKVIAGIDVTANSAFIAGAQSISVMNSNGVKKMVRNINVLQHTLRNLYSDPSKINMLEATEFYGLCDSNENELFQRIEDGQLEYCSIDDLKTILRLQFSEELDKQAKRASMTSTRTASRPMNARYDDAMKKLGDMKKLDRSNSTKKK is encoded by the coding sequence ATGGATTATCTCAATCCTACAACGGGAAGAACAACAATGGGGAGAAGAGCTCGTGCCCTCTCCATTAATAGCATCACTGAACACCAACAAAATGCAATGAACACATCCCTAGACAACTTACAAAACGATCTATCCCTAATCAATTCTCAATGGAATCGAACACTCACAGAGAAGACAAACCCCTTAGAACTAGCATTGGCCTTCCTTGATGACACTTCTGTCGGATTGGGACACAGATATCAGGAGttcaatcaattgaagTCACAGATAGGAGCACATTTGCAAGATGTAGTCAATGAACATTCTCAAGTGTTCAATGCAAACGTAGCATCGTATGGGAAGACAGTGGCTTGCATCACGGAGGCTCAAGAGAATACATCtcatttaaaaagaaatttgaacCTGGTTAATGAGAATATTACCATGCAGAAGGGGTCCTTGatggaattgaatgaatcaaATATGAAATTCTCGAGGACGATTTCTGTCTTGTCCTCTGTGGAGGAACTGTTACAATTACCCGAGAAAGTGGAGGATCATATTAGAAATGAAGAATACAAGGACGTTCAAAAATCTTTGGAGAGAGGGTTccaattgttgaataatgaagaattgaaaaatttgaaaccattAAAACCTATAAGACAACAATTGGAATTACAAGAACATGTCCTGTTTaacaatttaattgaagaacttcataacattatttattccaagaaaaatacCCCTGATATGGATAATGATTTGTTAAAGACAATAAGCATCACACAGAATGGTTTCACCAGCTTGGAAAATTACTTGTACAATATTgcaaatattgatattatGAAACATTCTCATGATataaattccaaattggaTATATTTGTGCAAAATATTGGTAACCCAACCACTGCTTCAATAAGAACCATGTTACCAGCAAATTTGGAGGAATCCGAATACTATAGAATATTCCACTTACTTTCCTTATTGCACGACATCAACAGATTACCCACCGCATTATCTATTCTTATTAATAGAtcaaaagaggaaattCATAacataatattgaaaagtaCAGAGAAAGTACGTAAAAAGAATCCAACACTAATAAAAATGACAATGGACATTCCAATTGACAATAATTTAGGTCTTACAGTGAGAGATTTATCATCGATGATTATGAGAGAGTGCTTCTgggaaatatttattaaattattatttgccATGCAAGCTCATCGTGCTATTTTTGAGTCATTAAAAGTAATACAAACAAGTTCAGTGGGATCATCCTCATCTCCTTCTACAAACGCGGCTTATAGAATAGATAAAGTTTGGAATAAGCTACtggatgaaattttgaGGTTATTATCaagatatttaaataaCCCAGCCCTTTCAGTCaccaataacaatattcCCACTAATAATAAGAGAAACAGAAGTGGTAGTAGATCAGCTGCTCCAGCACTTCCCAAGAGAGAAAATCCTCAAATTTTTAACTTACAAGACAATATTGATGACGGTTCAGCAGCAAGGAATCATGCAGGTGAATTAAAGGCATTACTAAAAGATATATTTCCGGGATTTGCCGTTTCGTCCAATATGGATCTAGAATCTATATACATTAAAGATGAATCCtttgaacaagaagaatcaCTGCTTCCTCCATCAGTATTTAATATGAAGGTTATCCTTGAACCGTTCTTATTATTCTCGGAagcttcttcaaaattattaccaGAAGCATTATCCAAAAATACAACATtatcaatgaaattttttacCGATTATATGGATAAACAATTTTATCCAAAGGTTAAATTATCCTTTGATGCATTATTTGTCACTAAAGTAGAGTCTAACAACCCTTACGCactggaaaatattgaGGAAAACCGTAACATCTTTAAAGCTGCAATggatttccaaaatttattatacAGTACGTTAGCTGTGACAAATACTACAAATGCATTTAGAAAGAAGCTAATCAATgtgattttgaatttattggaaaaattttatcaatattatttaaatattttcaaagatttacTAGGTCCTGCTGATGCAAAATTGAACAAACGATTCTTCCAAACTTGGCTgaataatgatatattgatgaattatgAAGACGGTATATTGCATGGTGATGAGACCAAATTTTCTGATGaaaccaaagaaatatttaaatattgcaaacaattttttaaaaaaggTAATTCACTGACAAAAAATAGTATGTTTAACACAATTACAGTCGACATCGCCATTCATTTAACGAGTACCATATATTGGATCAATAGCTGGTTACCGCaactaaaaaaaattgttaatCCTGATAATACCACAGGGACTGAATTAGAAGTCGATACGCTACGAAACGATTGGACATTTTTTGAAGCTACAGGTGTCAGTAAATTCGAAAAAGTTGGAAGTTTGAACATACTTTTAGATAAAGAATCAGGTGCTAGATTTGACGACATTGCCTTGggattttcttctttacaATTTAAATTGTTATCTGTGCTAAGATTCGACACTCGTGGGAGAACTATATATCGTATCGGAagattatttcaaaatgtgAAAATATGGAATCTCGATGTTGGTAGTACGGAATTGGATCAAAATGTTGCTTCATTAATATCTGAATTGAGAATGATAGAGAACAAACTGAATCAACAACTGCCTGGAACTGGTAAAGATAAAGTCATTGCTGGTATTGACGTAACAGCCAACTCTGCCTTCATAGCAGGCGCACAGTCTATTTCTGTGATGAATAGCAACGGTGTTAAGAAAATGGTAAGGAATATTAACGTTCTACAGCATACTTTGAGAAATCTCTACAGCGATCCATCAAAAATTAACATGCTAGAAGCTACTGAATTTTATGGTTTGTGTGAttctaatgaaaatgaactCTTTCAACGTATTGAAGATGGACAGCTGGAATACTGTAGCATAGATGATCTGAAGACTATTTTAAGGCTACAATTTAGCGAGGAACTGGATAAACAGGCTAAAAGAGCCAGCATGACGTCTACAAGAACGGCTTCTAGACCGATGAACGCCAGATACGATGATGCTATGAAAAAATTGGGTGACATGAAGAAGCTTGATCGTTCAAActcaacaaagaaaaaatga
- the TFB4 gene encoding TFIIH/NER complex subunit TFB4 (ancestral locus Anc_3.345), whose translation MDAIADPTFQHTKVRSSITEETPSLLTVIVDITPKLWAELDEEINEKGNLINVLKSLLVFLNAHLAFNSSNQVAVIAAHSQGIKYLFPKNSISVKGVNSGKKDLSIINKDMYRRFRNVDETLVDELYALFEEELKQVNTVTQKSTLSGAMSAGLTYINRVTKELEAISLKSRLMVLTCGGKGESKDEIFQYIPIMNCIFSATKIKCPIDVVKIGGSKESTFLQQTTDATNGAYLHVESTKGLIQYLATAMFIDPSLRQIIVKPNHGSVDFRTSCYLTGKVVAVGFICSVCLCVLSIIPPGNKCPACDSEFDEHVIAKLKKKPVVPRVAKKGNKTAVKK comes from the coding sequence ATGGATGCCATTGCTGACCCCACTTTCCAACATACAAAAGTAAGATCATCGATCACGGAGGAAACTCCTTCCCTTCTCACAGTTATAGTTGATATAACTCCAAAACTATGGGCagaattagatgaagagATAAACGAGAAGGGGAACCTAATTAACGTTCTAAAGTCACTGTTAGTGTTCCTTAATGCGCATTTAGCATTCAATAGTTCGAATCAGGTGGCTGTTATAGCTGCACATTCACAAGGAATCAAATATCTTTTCCCAAAGAATAGTATTAGTGTGAAAGGTGTTAATTCTGGTAAAAAAGATCTTTCAATTATCAATAAAGATATGTATAGACGGTTCAGAAATGTGGACGAGACATTAGTGGATGAACTATACGCActatttgaagaagagcTGAAACAGGTGAATACCGTAACCCAAAAAAGTACACTTTCAGGAGCCATGTCTGCAGGGCTAACGTACATTAACAGAGTAACGAAGGAGTTAGAAGCTATATCATTGAAATCCAGATTAATGGTGCTAACTTGTGGTGGTAAGGGTGAAAgtaaagatgaaatatttcaatatattccaattaTGAATTGTATTTTCTCCGCAACGAAGATTAAATGTCCTATTGATGTTGTGAAGATTGGGGGATCGAAAGAAAGTACCTTCTTACAACAGACCACAGACGCTACTAATGGTGCATATCTACATGTCGAATCTACAAAGGGACTTATACAATATCTGGCGACAGCTATGTTTATAGATCCATCTTTAAGGCAAATAATCGTGAAACCAAACCATGGCTCTGTTGACTTTAGAACATCATGTTACTTAACAGGTAAAGTTGTTGCAGTGGGATTTATCTGTTCTGTCTGCTTATGTGTGTTATCTATAATTCCTCCAGGAAATAAGTGTCCTGCTTGTGATTCTGAGTTTGATGAACATGTTATAGctaaattaaagaagaagccAGTTGTCCCTAGAGTCGCCAAAAAGGGGAACAAAACTGCAGTAAAGAAGTGA
- the YMC1 gene encoding organic acid transporter (ancestral locus Anc_3.348) — translation MSEEFPTPQLIDDLENHPKHDNARVIKDLLAGTAGGIAQVLVGQPFDTTKVRLQTSSTPTTAMEVIRKLLKNEGPKGFYKGTLTPLIGVGACVSLQFGVNEAMKRFFHSRNPDSTSQILSLPQYYICGLTGGITNSFLASPIEHVRIRLQTQTGSGPNVEFKGPLDCIRKLRAQGGFMRGLTPTMLREGHGCGTYFLVYEAMVANEINKGFKRTEVPAWKLCLFGALSGTTLWMMVYPLDVIKSVMQTDNLKSPKYGNSISSVAKTLYAKGGLGAFFKGFGPTMLRAAPANGATFATFELAMRLLG, via the coding sequence ATGTCTGAAGAATTTCCTACTCCACAACTCATCGATGATCTAGAAAACCATCCTAAGCACGATAATGCAAGAGTCATCAAGGATTTATTGGCTGGGACTGCTGGTGGTATTGCCCAAGTACTAGTGGGACAACCATTTGATACCACTAAAGTCCGTCTACAGACTTCCTCGACTCCAACCACTGCCATGGAAGTCATCCgtaaattattgaagaacgAAGGACCTAAAGGGTTTTATAAGGGTACATTGACTCCATTGATTGGTGTTGGTGCTTGTGtatctcttcaatttggTGTAAATGAGGCAATGAAAAGGTTTTTCCATTCCCGTAATCCTGACTCCACATCTCAAATTTTAAGCCTGCCACAGTATTATATTTGTGGGCTAACTGGTGGGATAACGAATTCTTTTCTAGCTTCCCCCATTGAACATGTCAGAATTAGACTACAAACTCAAACGGGATCAGGGCCTAACGTTGAATTTAAGGGCCCCTTAGATTGTATTAGGAAATTAAGAGCACAAGGTGGTTTCATGCGTGGGTTAACTCCAACAATGCTAAGAGAGGGCCATGGGTGTGGTACGTATTTCTTGGTCTATGAAGCAATGGTtgcaaatgaaattaataaaggTTTCAAGAGGACTGAAGTACCGGCATGGAAGCTATGTTTATTTGGTGCATTATCCGGTACTACTCTATGGATGATGGTTTATCCATTGGATGTCATTAAATCAGTCATGCAAActgataatttgaaatcacCAAAATATGGGAACTCTATATCTTCAGTAGCTAAGACCCTTTACGCAAAGGGTGGCTTAGGTGCATTCTTTAAAGGGTTCGGTCCAACTATGTTGAGAGCTGCACCTGCAAATGGGGCCACATTTGCTACATTTGAATTGGCTATGAGACTACTAGGTTAG
- the NCAS0A11100 gene encoding uncharacterized protein (ancestral locus Anc_3.352): protein MGLNNVKRPDLCARASRAIPPKGLYSTLPSMSGIVNQSMPMAAIFLRNRFVAWFAVIQSVHYYLNTDEDEANAKDGKQSSSIEQTPIIKVAMAMVGLIVCYMNLVFPVVNQMPQPPSDEIPITEEK, encoded by the exons atggGTTTAAACAATGTCAAGAGACCAGATCTATGTGCTAG AGCCTCACGTGCAATTCCTCCAAAGGGGCTATACTCCACATTACCAAGTATGAGTGGTATAGTGAATCAATCAATGCCAATGGCAGCTATTTTCCTAAGAAATAGATTTGTTGCCTGGTTTGCAGTAATTCAGAGTGtgcattattatttgaatacagatgaagatgaagcCAATGCTAAAGATGGCAAACAATCCTCCTCCATAGAACAAACTCCCATTATTAAAGTTGCAATGGCTATGGTTGGTTTAATTGTATGTTACATGAACTTAGTATTTCCTGTGGTCAATCAAATGCCTCAACCACCATCCGATGAAATTCCTATTACTGAAGAAAAGTAG
- the BRR1 gene encoding Brr1p (ancestral locus Anc_3.347), producing the protein MAKKGQNENLTERQAVNPLFGQAPAFAVQNSLVDPAVVRYLQDVRKEALRTTVVSIKPQKRARPVVTASMYDDDDDELPTLTARKKGRNSAYEFPDQLIYFDRNMNDWIKWFECTKNIVQEKAYEFTGYDDNTLNILLCQLKQYMETKSKDEDKLSSLIGIISDECIETTDSSDHSLEIDETWAETMCEKLQSRAIKNISEIKDCVLETPMEPYGFKAWYKYLISNVPVHTCFVTMINDRNVWILIQYFQQGLLEEIYKRGKNASVLEEWLLEIMIHLPVNITAEYTSTLRDLGKKCQVLIKRQIESSSAKTLLRLPKELEELDIKAPQQNVSIFELVLSIIAKIYGQRDLIDWKSTLI; encoded by the coding sequence ATGGCCAAGAAAGGACAAAATGAGAATCTTACTGAGAGACAGGCAGTAAATCCTTTATTTGGACAGGCACCTGCATTTGCAGTACAGAACTCCTTGGTGGACCCAGCGGTAGTAAGGTATCTTCAGGATGTCAGGAAAGAAGCTCTAAGGACCACAGTGGTGTCGATAAAACCCCAAAAAAGAGCAAGACCTGTCGTTACGGCAAGTATGTACGACGATGACGACGACGAACTTCCAACTCTAACAGCAAGGAAGAAAGGAAGAAACAGTGCATATGAATTTCCAGACCAACTAATTTACTTTGACAGAAACATGAATGACTGGATCAAGTGGTTTGAATGTACTAAGAATATCGTTCAGGAGAAGGCCTACGAGTTCACTGGATACGATGATAATACGTTAAATATCTTGTTATGCCAATTGAAACAATACATGGAAACTAAATccaaagatgaagataaacTTTCAAGTCTTATCGGAATTATCAGCGATGAATGTATTGAAACGACTGACTCCAGTGATCATTCCttagaaattgatgaaactTGGGCAGAAACGATGtgtgaaaaattacaatcAAGGGCGATAAAGAACATTTCAGAGATAAAGGACTGTGTACTAGAAACTCCAATGGAACCCTACGGATTTAAAGCCTGgtataaatatttgattagTAATGTTCCAGTTCATACTTGTTTTGTAACTATGATAAATGACAGGAACGTGTGGATTTTAATACAGTATTTCCAACAAGGGctattagaagaaatttataaaagGGGGAAAAATGCTTCGGTACTAGAGGAATGGTTATTAGAAATCATGATTCATCTTCCTGTTAATATCACTGCAGAATACACCAGCACTCTAAGAGATCTTGGGAAAAAATGTCAGGTATTGATTAAGAgacaaattgaaagttcTTCCGCCAAGACATTGTTAAGGTTACCGAAAGAGCTGGAAGAGTTGGATATTAAGGCACCACAACAGAATGTTAGCATATTTGAGCTAGTACTTTCCATTATTGCTAAGATATATGGACAAAGAGATCTTATCGATTGGAAATCAACATTAATATAA